One Anser cygnoides isolate HZ-2024a breed goose chromosome 6, Taihu_goose_T2T_genome, whole genome shotgun sequence genomic region harbors:
- the VWC2L gene encoding von Willebrand factor C domain-containing protein 2-like isoform X2 yields the protein MEKPRRGMALHIHEAWILLLVIPGLVTPAAINHEDYPADEGDQTSSNDNLIFDDYRGKGCVDDSGFVYKLGERFFPGHSNCPCVCTEDGPVCDQPECPKIHPKCTKVEHNGCCPECKEVKNFCEYHGKNYKILEEFKPSPCEWCRCEPSNEVHCVVADCAVPECVNPVYEPEQCCPVCKNGYSLPLAQTGVGWGCYSSVCMGFDYEMTATKM from the exons ATGGAGAAGCCGAGGAGGGGGATGGCTCTACATATCCACGAAGCCTGGATACTTCTGTTGGTAATCCCTGGTTTGGTGACTCCAGCTGCCATCAATCATGAAGACTACCCTGCCGATGAAGGGGACCAGACCTCCAGTAATGACAACCTGATCTTTGATGACTACCGAGGGAAGGGCTGCGTGGATGACAGTGGCTTTGTGTACAAACTGGGAGAACGTTTTTTCCCGGGACATTCCAACTGTCCCTGTGTCTGTACTGAGGATGGACCTGTTTGTGATCAACCAGAATGCCCTAAAATCCACCCAAAGTGTACAAAAGTGGAACACAATGGATGCTGTCCAGAATGCAAAGAAGTGAAAAACTTTTGTGAATATCAtggaaaaaattacaaaatcttGGAGGAATTTAAG CCCTCGCCATGCGAATGGTGTCGCTGCGAGCCCAGCAATGAAGTTCACTGTGTTGTAGCAGACTGCGCAGTTCCCGAGTGTGTCAACCCAGTCTATGAACCAGAGCAGTGTTGTCCGGTCTGCAAAAATG GATATTCGCTTCCATTGGCACAGACTGGCGTTGGTTGGGGCTGTTACTCCTCCGTGTGTATGGGCTTCGATTATGAGATGACAGCTACAAAAATGTAG
- the VWC2L gene encoding von Willebrand factor C domain-containing protein 2-like isoform X3, translating into MEKPRRGMALHIHEAWILLLVIPGLVTPAAINHEDYPADEGDQTSSNDNLIFDDYRGKGCVDDSGFVYKLGERFFPGHSNCPCVCTEDGPVCDQPECPKIHPKCTKVEHNGCCPECKEVKNFCEYHGKNYKILEEFKPSPCEWCRCEPSNEVHCVVADCAVPECVNPVYEPEQCCPVCKNGSPEMARF; encoded by the exons ATGGAGAAGCCGAGGAGGGGGATGGCTCTACATATCCACGAAGCCTGGATACTTCTGTTGGTAATCCCTGGTTTGGTGACTCCAGCTGCCATCAATCATGAAGACTACCCTGCCGATGAAGGGGACCAGACCTCCAGTAATGACAACCTGATCTTTGATGACTACCGAGGGAAGGGCTGCGTGGATGACAGTGGCTTTGTGTACAAACTGGGAGAACGTTTTTTCCCGGGACATTCCAACTGTCCCTGTGTCTGTACTGAGGATGGACCTGTTTGTGATCAACCAGAATGCCCTAAAATCCACCCAAAGTGTACAAAAGTGGAACACAATGGATGCTGTCCAGAATGCAAAGAAGTGAAAAACTTTTGTGAATATCAtggaaaaaattacaaaatcttGGAGGAATTTAAG CCCTCGCCATGCGAATGGTGTCGCTGCGAGCCCAGCAATGAAGTTCACTGTGTTGTAGCAGACTGCGCAGTTCCCGAGTGTGTCAACCCAGTCTATGAACCAGAGCAGTGTTGTCCGGTCTGCAAAAATG GAAGTCCTGAAATGGCCAGATTTTAG